GTGGGTCATTTACATAATATTGGAATAGTGTGGCAATATTATCGAAAATGGTCTATCTAATCATTGACTTCAATGTTTGAATTAAAACTTCGTGTTCGTTCGTTCCTTCGTTTACTCCATGGAGCACCCGACTTTACTAATATGGCACATGATTAGAACCCCTATGACCcgcaattttgaaaattttccatAAACAAATTACACGAAAAAAACATACATAAAGATCGAACCTAGAGTAGGTTGGTATCTCTGGAATCGGCTGAGAAGTGCGCCCAGAAGGTTCCCCTTTAGGCGAGCAAACAAAAGATTTATTGTCTGAGCCGAAACAGACGCTTCGCGTGCGGTCAATAAATTTTAATTGGTGAAGTTTCAAGTCGTTATTCGTTCTTTTGTTTCACCGTTTTAAAGTTGTTTTGGTTCAGTATAACAGTAAGGCATAATATAACTATTTTCGATAACCGTAAAAAATACAACTTTAtctctaaaaatatttattttctctctctcTTGTCAGATCAAATCTTTGGTTTATTATCGATTCAGTAAGGCCAAGAAGAACCAGTTGTCAGACCGTAAATACCGCTTCTGGAAAAAAACGTTATTATTAGTATCTAAATTCGCTATATAGTAGCAAATATacctggtcaagcagatcttgtcagtagaaaaaggcgccaaatttgaaaaatgtaggcgcgaagggatatcctccaatagaaaatttgaatttcgcgtctttttttactgacaagatctgcttgaccagctataaattattttatatataaacccccttattcataaacacgCTACAaccctcaattagctaataatcgtttgtttttatttgtcattttgacatatagggataaaaaataatttaactaaGTCAGGCCCGATAGAAATTCGACGCACGAAACAAACTCGTGATTAGCTTGTCTGCAGTCTGTATTTTACATGTTGTCCTCCAAGAAGGACTTGCTCATGGAAATCGGTTGCTGGCTATTGCGACAGCAAATACATGTGTTATTACAGCAAACACATATGCAATGTAATAGGAGTTTTTATTTCACTTACCCTCGTTTATTTACGTCACTATTCCCCATGTTGAACTGCGCACCAGTACACTGATTGTTTAGGGCCTGGTTCAGATTATCGCAGAGCCGGCCAACCAAATGGTTGAAGTGAACACTAGACGCAAAAAAGGCCGGAGCTCGTCCGTGGGAACAGGAGCTATCGCTACATCCTGGCTGCAAGCTCCTGCCACCGTTGGGGTAAAAGTCGGCGTCACCAATAGGATTGAAGATGCCGAGAATATAGCCGTCAGTGTGGATGCCTTCTACATAAACACCAGAGTTGGTATTTATAGCATTGGAGTTAGTTTGCCAAAGAGGACCAGCAGGATCCAACCCTGAAAGAAGACAAAGACACttcaataaatttattatttttactggAGTTTAAAAGCAATGTTTGGTAATGCGCAACTTACCAGTCACTCTGGCAGGTAGTCCACCCGCTTGGCGCCCAGCTACACCAACAACATGAGCCCCTAAACTAAATCCAACGAAGTGTACGTTTGTCCACACTCCTCCTCCAGTAATTTTGAGCCAACCTACAAAGTCGCCAAGCGCCTGCCCAACGCTGGGAACACCTAGCACTGCGGTGATGTAATTCGAGCTAGCAAGCGCGCGCCAGTCCAATACAATAACGTTGGCATCTTCCACGGCGAGGAAAGCAGATGTAATGAGACTGTTCACGCCAGAGTTGCCGCTACCGTTCCAGCCATGAACGATGACTTTTAATGGCCGACTGGCTACGTAGTTCGAATTCCACAAGGAGTTAGCGTTGCCGTGGATGATAACTTGTGGAGTGGTAGGATTCCATCTGTAAAATAATCGAAGTCTTAAACGGAGGATACAATTCACAAACTGGGAagacctgtacggatatgatggttgtACTTTTATAGTCTATTTTTTATGCGTCACACTCCCTCTTATACTTATATGACGAGTTGATATTAGATAGAGTCGACGAAAAATGGCGACAACTGTGAAAAATTGTGACTCTTTTGTTTATATAcgagtatagttgaattatcgagaagatggaattgcatttgtagtggttgtatgctgatagtacaagaaaatagaaaattcaaatatagaatgcctgtaaacaaacaatactactgcatatgcaattccacgctctcgatgattcaactatacatgTCTTGTAAGTTTTTATGTAATTGTCTGGAATGAATCtgctttaaatatatattaccgTGTATACAACCAATACGCGTTGTTCGCTCCGTTTCTGGAATTAAGTAACGCATAATCGACTGGCTCCTGCAAATCTACTAGATGATTTTTACCATCGCCGTCGGGCATCCAAATATATCGGCTCTCACCCTCGACATAGTGGCTATTATCCCCTGGCGAAGGAATTTCATTATTGGCTGAGGCACAACCTGAAACACACAAAATAATTAACTGATCATATTGACAGATTGCTAATGCTTAAAGctcttattaattttattttttgcttAGCACTAACATGCTACAACGGAAATAAAAACCACTAGAAGCTTCATGGCTCCTCcggtaatttaaattgtaaagtCCTCTGCTGGGGTATTTATCCAAAGGctatcaaaaaatatttgataacCGTAGAATTGAGCGCTAATTATATTCTACAACATCAATCAATCGTCTTTATCAGATTTCTGGTACAAAACAGTCCTATGACTATGACGTCTATGATATGTTGGTACAATAGTACTTGTACCCGGAGTTCAAAATGATGCCACACAAATGCTTCCGGCAGACCAGGGGtattaccatgatgtccttattgcgattccgtttaggacctaaactgaattgcttAAGGACGGAGTTATGCaacttatacagggtgtcccaaacttatgggacatgaaggggaagtaccttaaatatcgtagatagtgtattttgctcaaagaagactttatgttatttttaaaagttagtaattctgcattcatagattttctaaaaattactagcttcgtctgggaatcgaaccgacttaaatgtcaaaaaaaaatcatcctacttttatgatgccaatcgagagaatagctaaaaaataataactctgcttaagtaacattgtattttaaaagaaaggaacaacgtgaaattaatcattttaatcaaattaaaaacatacatgaaactgccgtagtcaattaagtgggtatttttttgtaaattaattaattaaatgctcaaaatgtgatccctcttgtcttacgaaaatcgccaatcttttaatgagtccgctgcctgttgattttcttatcattttatGGTGAACACTCGATGTGATATGGCACAATTCTGTTTGCAACTCGCCCACGTTCTCGTATCGCTTTTTGTATAGCATATCTTTCACGTATCCCCAAAAGAAGAAATAATTCACCataaaatgataagaaaatcaacaggcagcggactcattaaaagattggcgatttgcgtaagacaagagggatcacattttgagcatttaattaattaatttacaaaaaaatacccacttaattgactacggcagtttcatg
This genomic interval from Cydia splendana chromosome 4, ilCydSple1.2, whole genome shotgun sequence contains the following:
- the LOC134790047 gene encoding pancreatic lipase-related protein 2-like produces the protein MKLLVVFISVVACCASANNEIPSPGDNSHYVEGESRYIWMPDGDGKNHLVDLQEPVDYALLNSRNGANNAYWLYTRWNPTTPQVIIHGNANSLWNSNYVASRPLKVIVHGWNGSGNSGVNSLITSAFLAVEDANVIVLDWRALASSNYITAVLGVPSVGQALGDFVGWLKITGGGVWTNVHFVGFSLGAHVVGVAGRQAGGLPARVTGLDPAGPLWQTNSNAINTNSGVYVEGIHTDGYILGIFNPIGDADFYPNGGRSLQPGCSDSSCSHGRAPAFFASSVHFNHLVGRLCDNLNQALNNQCTGAQFNMGNSDVNKRGSGIYGLTTGSSWPY